A genomic segment from Arcobacter acticola encodes:
- a CDS encoding GGDEF domain-containing protein: MGKIKELTKNTLFQLKEENLPTTPENYFIEFKNQAQISDVEIAEFELFNKIKEALTPNEIELSEINTFNHLAIILAKRVNEEELKKLINIFEEILKPFSDLELSQKIEEFILKILETPKNIILDESINMLKELANKRVDSDRKILKDKTNDIIKLTSLMSRYFDKTLSESENSGEDILKIKDELITLNMSEASQRELKVVQTKLVATIHKIENSIKTNCKIINDHKIQFNSLNEQIRKLQEELSIAREEKETDFLTNVFNRRAYHNEIEKIEKNYSIFNNNYAIIFYDIDHFKKINDTYGHTCGDSVLKNFAGILKSLTRTEDVIARYGGEEFIALINYEKEEEVLGYIKRVKKAITSTNFIYKEETIHIKFSAGISYRNKYDSYSDAKKRADELLYEAKSKGRDKIIFDNESEI; this comes from the coding sequence TTGGGGAAAATTAAAGAACTAACAAAAAATACATTGTTTCAGTTAAAAGAAGAGAATCTTCCAACAACACCCGAAAACTATTTTATTGAATTTAAAAATCAAGCACAAATATCTGATGTTGAAATTGCTGAATTTGAATTATTTAATAAAATTAAAGAAGCATTAACCCCAAATGAAATAGAATTATCAGAAATAAATACTTTTAACCATTTAGCAATTATTCTTGCAAAAAGAGTTAATGAAGAAGAGTTAAAAAAACTAATCAATATTTTTGAAGAAATTTTAAAGCCATTTTCCGATTTAGAATTAAGCCAAAAAATTGAAGAATTTATTTTAAAAATTCTTGAAACTCCAAAAAATATAATCTTAGATGAATCAATAAATATGCTAAAAGAACTAGCTAACAAAAGAGTGGATTCAGATAGAAAAATACTAAAAGATAAAACTAATGATATTATAAAATTAACATCATTAATGAGTAGATATTTTGATAAAACTTTAAGTGAAAGTGAAAATTCAGGAGAAGATATTTTAAAAATTAAAGATGAATTGATTACATTAAATATGTCAGAAGCATCTCAAAGAGAACTAAAAGTTGTTCAAACAAAATTAGTTGCCACTATTCATAAAATAGAAAATTCAATTAAAACAAATTGTAAAATAATTAACGATCATAAAATACAATTCAATTCATTAAATGAGCAAATTAGAAAACTACAAGAAGAATTATCAATAGCAAGAGAAGAAAAAGAAACTGATTTCTTAACAAATGTATTTAATAGACGGGCTTACCATAATGAAATAGAAAAGATAGAAAAAAACTACTCTATATTTAATAACAATTATGCAATTATTTTTTATGATATTGACCATTTCAAAAAAATAAATGATACATATGGCCATACTTGTGGAGATTCTGTCCTTAAAAATTTTGCAGGAATATTAAAAAGTTTAACAAGAACAGAAGATGTAATTGCTAGATATGGCGGTGAAGAGTTTATTGCACTAATAAATTATGAAAAAGAAGAAGAAGTTTTAGGATATATAAAAAGAGTTAAAAAAGCAATCACTTCAACTAACTTTATATACAAAGAAGAAACTATTCATATAAAATTTTCTGCAGGAATTAGTTATAGAAATAAATATGATTCATATTCAGATGCTAAAAAAAGAGCAGATGAACTTTTATATGAAGCTAAAAGTAAGGGTAGAGATAAGATTATATTTGATAACGAAAGTGAAATCTAA
- a CDS encoding hemerythrin domain-containing protein — translation MNTISSFLTSDHRACDEEFANLENAVALDDWDDSQVKLNKFISDLLHHFDMEEKVMFPTFEEVTGMTQGPTMIMRMEHDQMRQLLNALQEDLEKKDRNHFFGVSESLMMLMQQHNMKEEQMLYAMADMRLGSFVEKVIEDMKAL, via the coding sequence ATGAATACAATATCATCTTTTTTAACATCAGATCACAGAGCTTGTGATGAGGAATTTGCAAATCTAGAAAATGCAGTAGCATTAGATGATTGGGATGACTCACAAGTAAAATTAAATAAATTTATTAGTGATTTATTACACCATTTTGATATGGAAGAGAAAGTTATGTTTCCAACTTTTGAAGAAGTAACTGGTATGACTCAAGGTCCTACAATGATTATGAGAATGGAACATGATCAAATGAGACAACTTTTAAATGCTTTACAAGAAGATTTAGAAAAAAAAGATAGAAATCATTTCTTTGGTGTTAGTGAAAGCTTAATGATGCTAATGCAACAACATAATATGAAAGAAGAACAAATGTTATATGCAATGGCTGATATGCGTTTAGGATCTTTTGTTGAAAAAGTTATTGAAGATATGAAAGCTTTATAA
- the argH gene encoding argininosuccinate lyase encodes MANQNNQILKNTNAQILDEFNASIMFDKELYAQDIKGSIAHSQMLCEQGILTLEEQKSIESGLLQVKNEIESGEFKFSLAYEDIHMAVENRLTEIIGEPGKRLHTARSRNDQVATDFRLYVQDKSISIKSQLKELVETFVNIARKYTTTLIPGMTHLQHAQPLNFGYHLLAYANMFKRDFERFESSYERNNYCPLGSAALAGTPHNINRDSTSQKLGFISPTIHAMDTVSDRDFALEILFNISTCMMHISRISEELILWSSYEFQFVRMSDEYATTSSIMPQKKNPDVPELLRGKTGRVYGNLISLLTVMKGLPLAYNKDTQEDKEGVFDSVKTVEISISILNEVIKTMIVNTDKMENACKIGHLSATDLADFLVQKQNMPFRTAYYITKDVVTKANELKKDISELTIDEIRSASSELKDVSEEIVMYLDLRNSMNARNSFGGTSSMQTESQIKYFEEWLSK; translated from the coding sequence ATGGCAAATCAAAACAATCAAATTTTAAAAAATACAAATGCACAAATACTAGATGAGTTTAACGCTTCAATAATGTTCGATAAAGAACTTTATGCACAAGATATAAAAGGTTCAATTGCACACTCACAAATGCTTTGTGAGCAAGGTATTTTAACTCTTGAGGAACAAAAATCAATCGAATCAGGACTTTTACAAGTAAAAAATGAAATTGAAAGTGGGGAGTTTAAATTTTCATTAGCATATGAAGATATTCATATGGCTGTTGAAAATAGACTTACAGAGATTATTGGAGAGCCAGGTAAAAGACTTCACACAGCAAGAAGTAGAAATGACCAAGTTGCAACTGACTTTAGACTTTATGTTCAAGATAAATCAATTAGTATTAAATCTCAATTAAAAGAATTAGTTGAAACTTTTGTAAATATTGCAAGAAAATATACTACAACTTTAATCCCAGGTATGACTCACCTACAACATGCACAGCCTCTTAACTTTGGATATCATTTATTAGCTTATGCAAATATGTTTAAAAGAGATTTTGAAAGATTTGAAAGTTCATATGAAAGAAATAACTATTGTCCTCTAGGAAGTGCAGCACTTGCAGGAACTCCACATAATATAAATAGAGATTCAACTTCACAAAAATTAGGGTTTATATCTCCAACTATTCATGCTATGGATACGGTTTCAGATAGAGATTTTGCATTAGAAATTTTATTTAATATTTCAACTTGTATGATGCATATTAGCAGAATCTCAGAAGAGTTAATTCTTTGGTCATCTTATGAATTCCAATTTGTTAGAATGAGTGATGAATATGCAACTACAAGCTCAATTATGCCACAAAAGAAAAACCCAGATGTACCTGAATTACTTCGAGGAAAAACAGGAAGAGTTTATGGAAATCTAATTTCACTTTTAACAGTTATGAAAGGTTTACCACTTGCTTATAATAAAGATACTCAAGAGGATAAAGAGGGAGTTTTTGATTCAGTGAAAACTGTTGAAATTTCAATTTCAATATTAAATGAAGTAATTAAAACTATGATAGTAAATACAGATAAAATGGAAAATGCTTGTAAAATAGGTCACTTAAGTGCAACTGATTTAGCTGATTTTTTAGTTCAAAAACAAAATATGCCATTTAGAACTGCTTACTATATTACAAAAGATGTTGTTACTAAAGCTAATGAATTAAAAAAAGATATTAGTGAGCTTACAATTGATGAGATTAGATCTGCTTCTAGTGAATTAAAAGATGTAAGTGAAGAGATTGTTATGTATTTAGATTTAAGAAATTCAATGAATGCAAGAAACTCTTTTGGTGGAACATCATCTATGCAAACAGAAAGTCAAATTAAATATTTTGAAGAGTGGTTAAGTAAATAA
- a CDS encoding chemotaxis protein CheV: MSGISGSVEQMTQAHLRNVQQLAVFYTGHKNIYAINIAKVKAFIITEEVAINDTPRDTNVIAGIATIRGEPVTLINLDAWLGLPALEVKDYKLIIFCEFNHKKIGFLVKDMIDIVEKTTQELRHTEETNSKITYTTYVKVNNKDELCTVFNAEQLLRDIHWTNDGEDEVRKYVDEKIESNKVILAAEDSGVAREVLNKFFKQTGARFEIYSNGALLIKRLEELNPNDIGMVLTDIEMPGTDGYQVASYIKSNKKFEHIPVIINSSMTTDAVRGKMNKIGVEGFVGKTDISTLFELTKRHLLH, from the coding sequence ATGAGCGGTATTAGTGGTAGTGTTGAACAAATGACGCAAGCGCATCTTAGAAATGTTCAGCAATTAGCTGTGTTTTACACTGGTCATAAAAATATTTACGCAATTAATATAGCAAAAGTTAAAGCTTTTATCATTACTGAAGAAGTAGCAATAAATGATACACCAAGAGATACTAATGTAATTGCTGGAATTGCAACTATTAGAGGTGAACCTGTAACATTAATTAATCTTGATGCATGGCTTGGACTTCCAGCACTTGAAGTAAAAGATTATAAACTAATTATATTTTGTGAATTCAATCATAAAAAAATAGGCTTTTTAGTAAAAGATATGATTGATATTGTTGAAAAAACTACTCAAGAATTAAGACATACAGAAGAAACAAATTCAAAAATCACATATACAACTTACGTAAAAGTAAATAATAAAGATGAGCTTTGTACTGTATTTAATGCAGAACAACTTCTAAGAGATATTCACTGGACAAATGATGGAGAAGACGAAGTTAGAAAGTATGTTGATGAAAAAATAGAATCTAATAAAGTAATTTTAGCAGCTGAAGATTCAGGAGTTGCTAGGGAAGTTTTAAATAAATTTTTTAAACAAACAGGTGCAAGATTTGAGATATATTCAAATGGCGCATTATTAATTAAAAGATTAGAAGAATTAAATCCAAATGATATTGGTATGGTACTTACAGATATTGAAATGCCTGGAACTGATGGATATCAAGTTGCTTCTTACATAAAAAGTAATAAGAAATTTGAACATATTCCTGTGATTATTAACTCTTCAATGACAACAGATGCTGTAAGAGGGAAAATGAATAAAATTGGAGTTGAAGGATTTGTTGGGAAAACAGATATTTCTACACTTTTTGAACTAACAAAAAGACATTTACTTCACTAA
- a CDS encoding tRNA threonylcarbamoyladenosine dehydratase: protein MKYDRSKKLFGENVFEKFKDVKLILLGVGGVGSFALDALYNTGITNITIVDFDTYEESNMNRQMGSHGNIGRVKVEALKEKYPEVTAIHIKITPDWIDNFDFSSYDYILDAIDDVKPKVHLIKKHFTKIISTSGGAKRIDPSKIEYISIWDTYNDPFIKKIRTELKNQGFKKKFKVIFSSELPMCLEKGSFEGVTGSFGLMMASVTIQKLINKFKK from the coding sequence ATGAAATATGATAGATCAAAAAAGTTATTTGGTGAGAATGTTTTTGAGAAATTCAAAGATGTTAAGCTAATACTTTTAGGAGTTGGCGGTGTTGGAAGCTTTGCTTTGGATGCACTTTATAACACTGGAATTACAAATATAACAATAGTAGATTTTGATACTTATGAAGAATCAAATATGAATAGACAAATGGGAAGTCATGGTAATATTGGAAGAGTTAAGGTTGAAGCTTTAAAAGAAAAATATCCAGAAGTTACAGCAATCCATATTAAAATAACACCTGATTGGATTGATAATTTTGATTTTTCTTCATATGATTATATTTTAGATGCCATAGATGATGTTAAACCAAAAGTTCATTTAATCAAAAAGCACTTTACAAAAATTATTAGTACAAGTGGTGGAGCAAAAAGAATTGATCCAAGTAAGATTGAATATATATCTATTTGGGATACTTATAACGATCCATTTATCAAAAAAATAAGAACAGAATTGAAAAATCAAGGCTTTAAAAAGAAGTTTAAAGTAATTTTTTCTTCTGAATTACCAATGTGCTTAGAAAAAGGGAGTTTTGAGGGAGTTACGGGTTCATTTGGTTTAATGATGGCATCAGTTACAATCCAAAAATTAATCAATAAATTCAAAAAATAA
- the greA gene encoding transcription elongation factor GreA — protein MDKEPMTLAGYNKITGDLEFLKKTERPETVIALDEARQLGDLKENAEYHSAKEKLGLIDSQIAELNAVISKAVIIDPSTLPHNKVSFGSTVSLVDVKTDEEFTYTIVGGVESNAEKGMISFNSPLAKQLMGKEEGDEIKATLPGGIKNYEVLGVYYKEISLI, from the coding sequence ATGGATAAAGAACCAATGACACTAGCAGGATATAATAAAATTACAGGAGATTTAGAGTTTCTTAAAAAAACAGAAAGACCTGAAACTGTAATCGCACTAGATGAAGCTAGACAATTAGGAGATTTAAAAGAGAATGCAGAATATCACTCAGCAAAAGAAAAACTAGGATTAATTGATTCTCAAATTGCAGAATTAAATGCAGTTATTTCAAAAGCTGTAATAATTGATCCTTCAACACTTCCTCATAACAAAGTGAGTTTTGGCTCAACTGTATCTTTAGTTGATGTAAAAACAGATGAAGAGTTTACTTATACAATAGTTGGTGGTGTTGAATCAAATGCCGAAAAAGGAATGATTTCATTTAACTCACCATTAGCAAAACAGTTAATGGGGAAAGAAGAGGGTGACGAAATCAAAGCTACCCTTCCAGGTGGAATTAAAAATTATGAAGTTTTAGGAGTATATTATAAGGAGATATCTTTAATATGA
- the argC gene encoding N-acetyl-gamma-glutamyl-phosphate reductase, whose product MNVAIIGASGYTGLELIKILINHPKFNISYVANTTGDINIQDLHPCLKSVINIDVQLANADEVAKVADLAFLALPHKTAMAFAKDLIALGVKVVDLSADYRLELEAYEKHYCEHEDKENIKNAVYGLPEYFKEDIKNAKLIANPGCYPTASLLALLPFIDYIDTDAPIFIDAKSGVSGAGKNPSETTHYCQINDNVHAYNPFKHRHMPEIHEKVKILKGKDVSINFVPHLLPLTRGMLVSVFATLKEDIDVNEILNNTYKDNEFVRIRNKPVDVKSVAGTNFCDLFTAKNGKALFVSSAIDNLLRGASSQAVVNANIMCGYEEYEGIPKIAYVP is encoded by the coding sequence ATGAATGTAGCAATTATAGGAGCTAGTGGTTACACTGGTTTAGAATTAATAAAGATTCTAATAAATCATCCAAAATTCAATATCTCTTATGTTGCAAATACAACAGGAGATATTAATATTCAAGATTTACATCCATGTTTAAAAAGTGTAATAAATATAGATGTACAATTAGCAAATGCAGATGAAGTTGCAAAAGTAGCTGATTTAGCATTTTTAGCACTTCCACATAAAACAGCAATGGCATTTGCAAAAGATTTAATAGCATTGGGTGTTAAAGTTGTAGATTTAAGTGCTGATTATAGACTTGAACTTGAAGCTTATGAAAAACACTATTGTGAACATGAAGATAAAGAAAATATCAAAAATGCAGTTTATGGTTTACCTGAGTATTTTAAAGAAGATATTAAAAATGCAAAATTAATTGCAAATCCAGGATGTTACCCAACTGCTTCATTATTAGCACTATTGCCATTTATTGATTATATTGATACGGATGCTCCAATATTTATTGATGCAAAATCAGGTGTTAGTGGAGCAGGTAAAAATCCAAGTGAAACAACACACTATTGTCAAATAAATGATAATGTGCATGCATACAATCCTTTTAAACATAGACATATGCCAGAGATTCATGAAAAAGTAAAAATCTTAAAAGGTAAAGATGTTTCAATTAACTTTGTACCTCATTTATTGCCTTTAACAAGAGGAATGCTTGTATCTGTATTTGCAACATTAAAAGAAGATATTGATGTAAATGAGATCTTGAATAATACTTATAAAGACAATGAATTTGTTAGAATTAGAAATAAACCTGTTGATGTAAAATCAGTTGCAGGAACAAATTTCTGTGATTTATTTACCGCAAAAAATGGTAAAGCACTTTTTGTAAGTTCTGCAATTGATAATTTACTAAGAGGTGCATCGTCACAAGCTGTAGTAAATGCAAATATCATGTGTGGATATGAAGAATATGAAGGAATACCAAAAATAGCCTATGTACCTTAG
- a CDS encoding UDP-2,3-diacylglucosamine diphosphatase codes for MYLSIKQGSIFVADSHYNQKNRQFLLFLKKLENKEIKTTQLFLMGDMIDFISGESKYFIKRNSEILELLNKLSNEIEIIYLEGNHDYNLKNLFPNINVIKRENQPVLGKLNNKTVSISHGDNFINWKYDLYCKFIRNSIFLRFMNFIDINFFISKKIEDSLVKKNICHKMGNFKQLIEKRLENYNTDIVIEGHYHQGETFHIKGKEYINIPSLCCQEKYIVIKNLDFVGESI; via the coding sequence ATGTACCTTAGTATCAAACAAGGCTCTATTTTCGTAGCTGATTCTCACTACAATCAAAAAAATAGACAGTTTTTATTATTTTTAAAAAAACTTGAAAATAAAGAAATAAAAACTACTCAACTTTTTTTGATGGGAGATATGATAGATTTTATCTCAGGTGAGAGTAAATATTTTATAAAACGAAATAGTGAAATTCTTGAACTTCTAAATAAATTATCAAATGAAATCGAGATAATTTATTTAGAAGGAAACCATGATTACAATCTAAAAAATCTTTTTCCCAATATAAATGTAATAAAAAGAGAAAATCAACCAGTTCTTGGAAAATTAAATAATAAAACAGTAAGTATTTCCCATGGAGATAACTTTATAAATTGGAAATATGATTTATATTGTAAATTTATAAGAAATAGTATATTCTTGCGATTTATGAATTTTATAGATATAAATTTCTTTATCTCTAAAAAAATTGAAGATAGTTTAGTAAAAAAGAATATATGTCATAAGATGGGTAATTTTAAACAACTAATTGAAAAAAGACTTGAAAACTATAATACAGATATAGTAATAGAAGGACACTATCATCAAGGTGAAACTTTTCATATAAAAGGAAAAGAATATATAAATATTCCATCTTTATGTTGTCAAGAAAAATATATAGTAATTAAAAATTTAGACTTTGTAGGAGAATCTATATGA
- the uvrB gene encoding excinuclease ABC subunit UvrB, whose product MAKFEVVSDYEPAGDQPVAIKALSDSINAGNQYNTLLGVTGSGKTYTIAKVIEATQKPTLIMTHNKTLAAQLYSEFKQFFPNNHVEYFISYYDYYQPEAYIPRSDLFIEKDSSINEELERLRLSATASLLSFDDVIVIASVSANYGLGNPEEYKAMVQRIEVGFEYSQKQFLVKLVEMGYKRNDKFFDRADFRVNGDVIDIFPAYYEDEFIRVEFFGDEVESISKREYITNNKTKDLDEVIIYSVNPFVVSNDKLANAVKQIEEELDERLDYFTKEQKLVEYQRLKQRVEFDLEMIEGTGMCKGIENYARHLTGQKPGETPYSLLNYFEQMGKDFLLVVDESHVSLSQFRGMHAADRSRKEVLVDYGFRLPSALDNRPLKFDEFIKKAPHFVFVSATPNELEVNMSSVVAEQIIRPTGLLDPIIDVVDSEYQVEKLHDEIKKVVAKNERVLITVLTKKMAEELASYYADLGIKVKYMHSEIDAIQRNHIIRELRLGVFDVLIGINLLREGLDIPETSLVAILDADKEGFLRSKTSLIQTIGRAARNENGRVILYAKKITASMQFALDETSRRRKIQEDHNTLHGITPTSTKRRLDQSLKLEEYDELAWKKEKIEKMPASERKKILIELNRQMKKAAQDLNFEEAIRLRDEISKVKEI is encoded by the coding sequence ATCGCAAAGTTTGAAGTAGTAAGTGATTACGAACCAGCAGGTGATCAACCTGTTGCCATAAAGGCTCTTAGTGATTCTATAAATGCTGGAAATCAATACAATACTCTTTTAGGAGTTACAGGAAGTGGTAAAACATACACAATTGCAAAAGTAATTGAAGCCACACAGAAACCAACTCTTATAATGACTCACAATAAAACTTTGGCTGCTCAGTTATACTCTGAGTTTAAGCAGTTTTTTCCAAATAATCATGTTGAATATTTCATCTCTTATTATGACTATTATCAGCCCGAAGCTTATATTCCAAGATCTGATTTATTTATTGAAAAAGATAGCTCTATAAATGAAGAGTTAGAACGACTGCGACTAAGTGCCACAGCTTCACTTTTATCTTTTGATGATGTTATTGTAATTGCTTCAGTTTCTGCAAACTATGGTTTAGGAAATCCAGAAGAATATAAAGCAATGGTTCAAAGAATTGAAGTTGGATTTGAATATTCACAAAAACAGTTTTTAGTAAAACTTGTGGAAATGGGTTATAAAAGAAATGATAAGTTTTTTGATAGGGCAGATTTTAGAGTAAATGGAGATGTAATAGATATATTTCCTGCTTATTATGAAGATGAATTTATAAGAGTTGAGTTTTTTGGTGATGAGGTTGAGTCTATTTCAAAAAGAGAATACATAACAAACAATAAAACAAAAGACTTAGATGAGGTTATTATCTATTCTGTTAATCCTTTCGTTGTTTCAAATGACAAACTTGCAAATGCTGTTAAACAAATCGAAGAAGAGTTAGACGAAAGATTGGATTATTTTACAAAAGAGCAAAAATTAGTAGAGTATCAAAGACTAAAACAAAGAGTTGAATTTGATTTAGAGATGATAGAAGGAACTGGAATGTGTAAGGGAATAGAAAATTATGCCCGACATTTAACTGGTCAAAAGCCAGGTGAAACACCATATTCACTTTTAAACTATTTTGAACAAATGGGAAAAGATTTTTTACTAGTAGTTGATGAATCTCATGTGTCATTATCTCAATTTAGAGGAATGCACGCAGCTGATAGAAGTAGAAAAGAGGTACTTGTTGATTATGGATTTAGACTTCCAAGTGCTTTAGATAATCGTCCACTTAAATTTGATGAATTTATAAAAAAAGCTCCACACTTTGTATTTGTTAGTGCAACTCCAAATGAACTTGAAGTTAATATGAGTTCAGTTGTAGCAGAGCAAATTATACGACCAACTGGCTTACTTGATCCAATAATTGATGTGGTTGATAGTGAATACCAAGTTGAAAAACTTCATGATGAAATCAAAAAAGTTGTGGCAAAAAATGAAAGAGTATTAATAACGGTTTTAACTAAAAAAATGGCAGAAGAACTAGCAAGCTATTATGCAGATTTAGGAATAAAAGTAAAATATATGCATAGTGAAATTGATGCAATTCAAAGAAATCATATTATTAGAGAGTTAAGACTTGGAGTTTTTGATGTACTTATTGGAATCAATCTTTTAAGAGAAGGTTTAGATATTCCAGAAACTTCACTTGTGGCTATTTTAGATGCAGATAAAGAAGGATTTTTAAGAAGTAAAACTTCACTTATTCAAACAATTGGACGAGCTGCTAGAAATGAAAATGGAAGAGTTATTTTATACGCAAAAAAAATCACAGCTTCAATGCAGTTTGCATTAGATGAAACAAGTAGAAGAAGAAAAATCCAAGAAGATCATAATACACTACATGGAATTACTCCTACATCAACAAAAAGAAGATTAGATCAAAGTCTAAAACTTGAAGAATACGATGAACTTGCATGGAAAAAAGAAAAAATAGAAAAAATGCCAGCAAGTGAGAGAAAAAAAATCTTAATAGAATTAAATAGACAAATGAAAAAAGCAGCTCAAGATCTAAACTTTGAAGAAGCAATACGATTGCGAGATGAAATTTCTAAGGTAAAAGAAATATGA
- the nth gene encoding endonuclease III: MKKATKADIEIIKQAFVEKYSDAVTELSYRNDYELLIAIILSAQCTDKRVNIITPALFEKYPSVRELALANLEDVKALLNTCSFFNNKAKNIIKMAQSVLENYDGEIPHNQKELMKLAGVGNKTANVFMIEFEGANLMAVDTHVFRVSHRLGLSDGKTVDITEADLVKKLKGHDLHIFHQAMVLFGRYICKAVKPECDNCLFPQVCKTKKSFKPA, from the coding sequence ATGAAAAAAGCAACAAAAGCAGATATAGAAATCATAAAACAAGCATTTGTAGAAAAGTACAGTGATGCCGTTACAGAGCTGAGTTATAGAAATGATTACGAGTTATTAATTGCAATTATTTTAAGCGCTCAATGCACGGATAAAAGAGTAAATATCATAACGCCTGCATTATTTGAAAAGTATCCAAGTGTAAGAGAATTAGCTCTTGCTAATCTTGAAGATGTAAAAGCTTTATTAAATACTTGCTCATTTTTCAATAATAAAGCAAAAAATATTATCAAAATGGCTCAAAGTGTACTTGAAAACTATGATGGTGAAATTCCTCACAATCAAAAAGAGCTTATGAAACTAGCAGGTGTTGGAAATAAAACTGCAAATGTTTTTATGATTGAGTTTGAAGGTGCAAATCTTATGGCAGTTGACACTCATGTTTTTAGAGTTTCACATAGGTTGGGTTTAAGTGATGGAAAAACAGTAGATATAACAGAGGCTGATTTGGTTAAAAAACTAAAAGGTCATGATTTACATATTTTTCATCAAGCTATGGTTTTATTTGGAAGATATATTTGTAAAGCAGTTAAACCTGAGTGTGATAATTGTCTATTTCCACAGGTTTGCAAAACTAAAAAGTCTTTTAAACCTGCATAA